In a single window of the Oscarella lobularis chromosome 2, ooOscLobu1.1, whole genome shotgun sequence genome:
- the LOC136183834 gene encoding uncharacterized protein, producing the protein MSFAGRKSHRRARKIPGQTVRRNEPQDYVPNVFPLFDFEDLVSDYNDGRLVIKRIFLRKDTSTTWIQAQYTWHLQVEATKTCPLFRKYNVNDFLLVNFSKSLEPAAIKCILNRGFRVSSGSLVSVYKFFGHSASLLRGRGCLLYNSRLARSASALYSPFGNFDIRPTSKKMARIGLLLSDADEVATLTDSDISIVEDVERNGYNFTDGCGYISLNSARKVMENLPTHYRWLYERQKYVVPSVFQIRLQGCKGVLALDLSLSRGIRIRPSMRKFEWRLPSPHVLALVGFSRPVECGKLNRQFIQLLSCLGVPDRVFLQKQKNHFHNVQRLLEDSNVAITYLSAFGHYELAAKLMQNDNHDDARRQLRDLQSSLKRGKSAQRGKSRSEKLQIPIEDSRFVYGIADPSKTLQYGQCFFQPTIRGDPQVFVDVSLVVGRSPAHHVGDIRWLTCVDIPACRHLVDCIVFPVNGDRPHADEMAGGDLDGDKFFVCWDEDLDLPSFRLMKPFDYRLSLTDFSQSDDPVDGFACYDTTMLSTIDRLFNKWADARGIRSVECQELARLFSVAVDAAKTGMCVTISHHLASVPTPKEGFRPVWLTMEEMGRLFVQDNALSNLRSNQPISDDVLADVVKNLEVNFSDYQLFRLVWKWWNKCEKPASSFENVATHINFSRMSLVERRLALLDVTPDKALQPVLPMSQIFNALYHSNIFRPSDLTALGLDRCGLGWRSMPSLSASTLNPSILTALMRLKQAKLFVFEFVVDSVSLVLAVLFCGSFPFSDDEKVVCLSQLTTCDVVSCMAVRGGGSGKVRLDRDYSIFWDGTTLQLYKGSKGNTFIFMKFTAEGPKCSVALDRYNARMKERETRIQKEAYRRLEVYIWTSPEDNLPAIFRPPTMKRAYGRNDQEIDDSTDDDLLLREALKDSNHFEEQCLIEITRLEEELQEKRRISSLGSLWRRLKEARTRAQKAFVAPFIESFLFRGSAALQSVIDYLDVLLGLLSTPSSFALNLRDFSVDEDNLVTSSRVHRLLSSMIENKLRFGSSELRRLFDETPFSSNVQEADALLKSLRDGKVTFNDQCLWGPAFNYYRTWTTRLCTEMLQRVAAARCGTIVTVKVRRGTDPDTVLVSFLHGSLELKAGDAMMIRDCKENLDYVLQVVRPNATGHVTTRLLSPGGQDLIDDLIARRTIWDAFCLADFVQYFSTRKALEKVCLARPDADSSLTLVVSSMISPLTLNECDSSNDAKPKMLGSSDSVTIIDGPPGTGKTQVAVEIACGWLRMYGDAVLVVAPNRCGINVLIERAKLAIRASDIVDLDCNDMFRGGDDYGSRIVFTYQPGAQHYMRFSYIVVDDAHLLPECIMVSALAGGCKKLTMVGDLCQNEYGQNHFYSTLYHRLANVGLCVHRLRTQFRMHRGIAEYPLKMFYNLSTCDEVPRVPPAGFCWPSSSYPVAFVNVDGRERDCNGSKLNREELEEVDRILQEILQGGDVVSNGVCVITPYVAQAECVRRPVEVKTVDDVFGREFDVVVFSTVRCNDHGSTGVLNDSSLFWLVLTRAKRGLIVVGSEKTLKKCTEWSKWLDWIKERNLAVYRQNSSGFQSGPRSKGAPVRSRRRGKRNTAMSGYKWEHV; encoded by the exons ATGTCGTTTGCTGGCAGGAAATCTCACCGCAGAGCGAGAAAGATACCGGGACAAACTGTTAGAAGAAATGAGCCTCAAGACTACGTTCCGAACGTTTTTCCTCTATTTGACTTTGAAGACCTTGTTTCTGACTATAATGACGGCCGCCTTGTCATCAAGCGAATCTTTTTGAGGAAAGACACAAGCACAACGTGGATACAAGCTCAATACACGTGGCACTTGCAAGTGGAGGCGACTAAAACGTGCCCCCTATTTCGAAAGTACAACGTaaatgattttcttcttgtaaATTTTTCGAAGTCTCTGGAACCGGCAGCCATTAAATGCATTCTCAACAGAGGCTTCCGGGTTTCTAGTGGCAGCTTGGTGTCTgtgtacaaattctttggcCACAGTGCCAGTCTGCTAAGAGGGAGAGGGTGTCTCCTCTATAATAGTCGGCTTGCAAGAAGCGCGTCAGCCTTGTATTCTCCCTTTGGCAATTTTGATATTCGTCCGACAAGCAAGAAAATGGCTCGAATTGGACTGCTTTTGTCCGATGCAGACGAGGTTGCCACTCTAACCGATTCTGATATTTCTATTGTCGAGGACGTTGAGAGAAACGGTTATAATTTTACAGACGGATGTGGATACATTTCATTGAACTCTGCACGAAAAGTAATGGAAAATTTGCCGACGCACTATCGATGGCTGTACGAGCGACAAAAATACGTTGTTCCCTCCGTATTTCAAATTCGCCTTCAAGGATGCAAGGGTGTTCTTGCACTGGACCTTAGTCTGTCTCGCGGAATCCGAATTCGGCCGTCTATGCGAAAGTTTGAGTGGCGTTTACCGAGTCCGCACGTGCTGGCTTTGGTCGGTTTCTCCAGACCGGTGGAATGTGGCAAACTGAATCGTCAGTTCATTCAACTGCTTTCTTGCCTGGGCGTTCCCGATCGCGTCTTTCTgcaaaagcagaaaaatcaCTTCCACAACGTCCAACGATTGCTGGAGGACTCGAACGTCGCGATCACCTACCTGTCGGCCTTTGGCCATTACGAACTCGCCGCCAAGCTGATGCAGAACGACAACCACGACGACGCTAGACGACAGCTTCGCGATTTGCAGAGCAGCCTGAAACGAGGTAAGTCCGCACAAAGGGGCAAATCTCGGTCGGAAAAACTTCAAATTCCCATCGAAGACTCGCGCTTTGTATACGGTATTGCCGACCCGTCCAAGACTCTTCAATACGGACAATGTTTCTTTCAGCCGACAATTCGCGGCGATCCGCAGgtattcgtcgacgtttctctcGTCGTAGGCCGCAGTCCTGCTCACCACGTCGGCGACATTCGTTGGCTCACCTGCGTCGACATACCTGCCTGTCGGCATCTCGTTGATTGCATAGTGTTTCCGGTGAACGGCGATCGTCCGCACGCCGACGAAATGGCGGGAGGCGATCTAGACGGCGACAAGTTTTTTGTCTGTTGGGACGAGGATCTGGATTTGCCCTCTTTTCGTCTAATGAAACCTTTTGATTATCGATTGTCGCTGACCGATTTTAGTCAAAGCGATGATCCAGTCGACGGTTTCGCTTGTTACGATACGACAATGTTGTCTACCATTGACAGACTGTTTAACAAGTGGGCGGACGCTCGTGGAATTCGGTCTGTGGAATGCCAGGAATTGGCGCGATTgttctccgtcgccgttgacgCTGCCAAGACCGGAATGTGCGTGACTATTTCTCACCATCTCGCGAGCGTCCCAACTCCGAAAGAAGGATTTCGGCCCGTTTGGTTGACTATGGAAGAAATGGGTCGCTTGTTTGTCCAGGACAACGCGCTTTCCAATCTCCGCTCGAATCAGCCGATAtcggacgacgttctcgccgacgttGTTAAGAATCTTGAGGTCAACTTTTCCGATTATCAGTTATTTCGACTCGTCTGGAAGTGGTGGAATAAGTGCGAAAAaccagcgtcgtcgttcgagaacgtcgccacCCACATCAACTTTTCGAGAATGAGTCTAGTggaacgtcgtctcgctctcCTCGACGTTACCCCCGACAAGGCACTGCAGCCCGTTCTTCCTATGTCCCAAATTTTCAACGCACTCTATCATTCGAATATCTTTCGTCCCAGCGACTTGACGGCTCTAGGTCTTGACAGATGTGGATTGGGATGGCGATCCATGCCGTCGTTATCTGCAAGCACGCTCAACCCGTCGATATTGACCGCTCTGATGCGTCTCAAGCAAGCCAAGCTGTTCGTCTTTGAGTTCGTTGTTGACAGCGTTTCATTGGTCCTGGCCGTCTTATTCTGCGGATCTTTTCCGtttagcgacgacgagaaggtcGTGTGCCTGTCTCAGCTGACTACTTGTGATGTGGTAAGCTGTATGGCGGTGCGCGGCGGAGGATCTGGAAAAGTTCGACTTGATAGAGACTATTCTATTTTTTGGGACGGTACGACGTTGCAGCTCTACAAGGGAAGCAAGGGAAATACTTTCATTTTTATGAAGTTCACCGCTGAGGGTCCGAAATGTAGCGTCGCTCTTGACCGTTATAACGCGAGAATGAAAGAACGAGAGACACGAATACAAAAGGAAGCCTACAGGCGTTTAGAGGTGTACATCTGGACTTCGCCAGAAGATAATTTACCAGCGATTTTTCGACCACCGACGATGAAGCGGGCCTACGGAAGAAACGACcaggaaatcgacgactcAACTGATGATGACCTGCTGCTGAGAGAGGCGCTCAAAGACTCAAATCATTTTGAAGAACAGTGTCTAATTGAAATAACGCGACTCGAAGAAGAACTTCAAGAAAAGCGAAGGATAAGCAGTCTAGGAAGTCTGTGGAGGAGACTGAAAGAAGCAAGAACGCGG GCGCAGAAAGCGTTTGTTGCTCCATTTATTGAATCCTTTCTGTTTCGAGGATCTGCTGCTCTGCAGTCGGTCATCGATTATCTCGACGTGTTATTGGGATTACTGTCGACTCCGTCTTCGTTCGCTCTTAATCTTAGAGACTTCTCAGTTGATGAGGACAACCtagtgacgtcgtcgagggTTCATCGTTTGCTGTCTTCAATGATAGAAAACAAGCTGCGCTTTGGCAGCTCCGAACTCCGTCGCTTATTTGACGaaacgccgttttcgtccaACGTGCAGGAAGCAGACGCACTACTGAAATCACTTCGGGATGGAAAGGTTACCTTCAATGACCAGTGTCTGTGGGGACCCGCTTTCAACTACTATCGCACATGGACAACTCGTCTTTGTACGGAAATGCTTCAAAGGGTTGCAGCTGCGAGATGCGGCACTATAGTCACCGTCAAAGTTCGTCGAGGCACCGATCCTGATACTGTCCTAGTCTCATTTCTTCACGGTAGTTTGGAGTTAAAAGCCGGCGATGCGATGATGATTCGCGACTGCAAAGAAAATCTAGACTATGTTCTTCAAGTTGTTAGGCCGAATGCAACCGGGCACGTTACGACAAGGCTACTTTCTCCAGGCGGACAAGATCTGATTGACGATCTAATTGCCAGGCGCACCATCTGGGATGCCTTCTGTCTCGCCGACTTTGTCCAGTACTTTTCAACGAGAAAAGCACTGGAGAAGGTTTGTCTAGCGCGTCCCGACGCTGACAGCAGCCTGACGCTGGTAGTTTCGTCAATGATTTCTCCGCTGACGTTGAATGAATGCGACTCCTCAAACGACGCCAAGCCGAAAATGCTCGGGTCTTCTGATTCAGTCACGATCATTGACGGTCCTCCAGGCACCGGGAAAACGCAAGTGGCTGTTGAAATTGCGTGCGGATGGCTCAGAATGTACGGTGATGCCGTTTTGGTTGTGGCTCCGAATAGATGTGGCATCAATGTTCTCATTGAGCGAGCGAAATTAGCAATTCGAGCCAGTGACATTGTGGACCTAGACTGTAACGATATGTTTCGCGGGGGTGACGACTATGGTAGTCGAATTGTCTTTACCTATCAGCCAGGCGCTCAGCACTACATGAGGTTCAGCTacattgtcgtcgacgatgctCATCTTCTGCCTGAATGCATTATGGTTTCGGCTCTCGCAGGTGGATGCAAAAAATTAACTATGGTTGGCGATCTTTGTCAGAATGAATACGGACAAAATCACTTTTATTCTACGCTTTATCATCGACTGGCGAACGTCGGTCTTTGCGTGCACCGTCTTCGCACTCAATTTCGAATGCATCGCGGTATTGCAGAATATCCACTGAAGATGTTCTACAACCTTTCGACTTGTGACGAGGTACCTCGCGTTCCTCCTGCTGGCTTTTGTTGGCCTAGTAGCTCCTATCCTGTTGCGTTTGTCAACGTCGATGGACGAGAGAGGGATTGCAACGGGTCAAAACTGAATCGTGAAGAGTTGGAAGAAGTTGACCGAATCCTCCAAGAAATACTTCAAGGTGGCGATGTGGTGTCGAACGGTGTGTGTGTTATCACTCCGTACGTTGCTCAGGCAGAATGCGTACGTAGGCCTGTTGAAGTGAaaaccgtcgacgacgtgtttGGTCGCGaattcgatgtcgtcgtcttttcgactGTGAGATGCAATGATCACGGAAGCACTGGCGTTCtgaacgattcgtcgctaTTTTGGCTAGTTCTCACACGCGCCAAGCGAGGTCTGATCGTGGTGGGAAGCGAGAAAACGCTGAAAAAATGCACGGAATGGAGCAAATGGCTTGACTGGATCAAAGAGAGGAATCTTGCCGTTTATCGTCAAAACAGCAGTG GTTTTCAGTCTGGTCCacgcagtaaaggagcaccTGTTAGATCTAGGAGGCGTGGAAAACGCAACACCGCGATGTCAGGATATAAATGGGAACATGTCTAG
- the LOC136200227 gene encoding transport and Golgi organization protein 6 homolog has protein sequence MIEDSAEEYCVSTLSRLICQLMLCQNHPSLKATLLNKHLGDLLCALIQICYGGCKARDKAHDCISDAQKTECKEILGKLLNNAYQPSVVRELLLLQGPRKPSAPRNASPKTVVESPTWLRTTCGMLLSQRLLHRNGLLSLSTALFDISQVSSSDASVKIPEMVASLATRLPRQASSRLSYFENMCSQVVELLSSQKSLTHGLRQTGASVLFSLCDKDKEAVGKFVVQPIKGCLANLLKRGVSVSDEVNDNEDVLRRINFLHRLFVLHGRSHDPVLTVFACTIPLLFRLASLCSQCHSRSLVMELLRWYFEAAEEVLSLRILCESLMPCSTLSSHYAQKRVGDLDHWCDVAVRNYEGELECLQGSVKNNETLANFLLLVLSEVTALLPCTEEESSGFILIGIASSLYETRGTAVLLNVEMLLERIESFIDVMIRGQHLKTKKGDIIKLPLGLLSGLLSSTEKDVRSSKRRSIIAELLGSVLNAHGNDYIGKVAENLRIALLVGSEAAMENLARQSLQKDVSRFQRAKDLLSDCLLPTQVQGINQMTKLIESEDKETLENLETVLNVFTDCINHADSYVYLAAINGLVALGRSRLNDVLPLLCKEFGSWEVAHPPEARAKVGEAITKLSSLSGDILVKYREDLLAAFLSAAKDDNELVRSSSLSGLATVCQLLRYSLGASVHEVTECLVAIGRSDPCPQVRQAAVFAIKSILKGLGNLTIEIAGDALLKLYRCLKEIESKDTDVTTQTHAQAALGELSTIMEQYLFPREKLTKKITVLDHGAL, from the exons ATGATTGAGGATAGCGCCGAGGAATATTGCGTGTCTACGCTTTCTCGTTTGATTTGTCAACTAATGCTCTGTCAGAATCATCCCTCGCTGAAAGCAACTCTATTGAATAAGCACCTTGGAGACTTGCTTTGTGCTCTGATACAGATTTGTTACGGTGGCTGCAAAGCACGCGATAAAGCCCACGATTGCATATCGGACGCACAGAAAACGGAATGCAAGGAAATTTTGGGCAAACTGCTAAATAATGCGTACCAGCCATCCGTTGTGCGAGAACTGCTTTTGCTACAGGGACCAAGAAAGCCTTCGGCGCCTCGCAATGCTTCACCAAAGACTGTTGTGGAAAGTCCCACTTGGCTTCGTACAACTTGTGGCATGCTACTTTCTCAGAGGCTATTACACAGAAACGGgctgctttctctttcgactGCACTCTTTGATATCTCCCAAG TGAGCAGCAGTGATGCTTCCGTGAAAATACCTGAAATGGTTGCTTCACTTGCAACACGTTTGCCTCGGCAagcgtcgtctcgtttgaGCTATTTTGAAAACATGTGTAGCCAG GTAGTGGAGTTGCTTTCGTCACAGAAAAGTTTGACTCACGGATTACGTCAAACTGGTGCATCCGTTCTGTTTTCCCTGTGTGATAAGGATAAGGAAGCCGTTGGAAAATTTGTAGTTCAGCCTATCAAAGGCTGTTTAGCCAATCTTTTGAAAAGAG GCGTTTCTGTAAGCGACGAAGTGAACGATAATGAAGACGTTCTCCGTCGAATCAACTTCCTTCACAGA CTTTTTGTTTTGCACGGTCGTTCTCATGACCCCGTTCTTACTGTTTTTGCTTGTACTATTCCATTGCTATTTAGACTGGCGTCGTTGTGCAGTCAATGCCATTCTAG ATCTCTCGTGATGGAGCTTCTTAGATGGTATTTTGAAGCAGCAGAGGAAGTCCTTTCACTGCGCATTCTCTGCGAATCTCTGATGCCCTGCTCCACGTTGAGCAGTCACTATGCTCAGAAGAGAGTAGGAGATCTCGACCACTGGTGCGACGTTGCCGTTAGAAACTACGAAGGAGAACTCGAATGCCTCCAAGGCAGTGTGAAAAATAACGAGACATTGGCCAACTTCCTACTGTTAGTCCTGTCTGAAGTGACAGCTCTCCTACCCTGCACCGAAGAAGAGAGCTCTGGGTTCATACTAATTGGCATCGCTAGTTCGCTCTATGAGACGCGTGGCACTGCTGTATTGCTCAACGTTGAGATGTTGCTGGAAAGGATTGAATCGTTTATAGACGTGATGATTCGGGGGCAGCATTTGAAAACCAAGAAAGGAGATATTATTAAACTTCCACTCGGTCTCCTATCTGGTTTGCTTAGCAGCACGGAGAAG GATGTACGATCTTCCAAGAGAAGAAGTATCATTGCAGAGCTTCTTGGGTCAGTGTTGAACGCTCACGGTAATGACTACATAGGCAAAGTGGCTGAAAATCTTCGAATTGCCCTCCTTGTGGGATCCGAGGCTGCGATGGAGAACCTGGCAAGGCAGAGTCTGCAGAAGGACGTAAGCCGGTTTCAGAGAGCAAAGGATCTTCTTTCGGACTGCTTGCTTCCAACCCAAGTTCAAGGCATCAATCAGATGACGAAACTGATTGAATcagaagacaaagagacTCTCGAGAACCTTGAGACAGTTCTAAACGTCTTCACCGATTGCATTAATCACGCGGACTCTTACGTCTATTTGGCCGCCATCAACGGATTGGTCGCTTTGGGCCGCAGCCGACTCAACGACGTCCTGCCTCTTCTCTGCAAGGAGTTTGGATCGTGGGAAGTCGCTCATCCCCCGGAAGCACGAGCTAAAGTCGGTGAAGCCATCACAAAGCTTTCGTCGCTAAGTGGAGATATACTGGTAAAATACAGAGAAGACCTGCTTGCCGCATTTCTGAGCGCAGCcaaagacgacaacgaacTAGTGAGATCAAGCAGCCTTTCAGGACTCGCTACAGTCTGCCAGCTATTGCGCTACTCACTTGGAGCCAGCGTGCACGAG GTCACGGAATGCTTGGTAGCAATAGGACGATCAGATCCGTGTCCTCAAGTTCGACAGGCAGCCGTTTTTGCAATCAAGTCTATTCTCAAGGGATTGGGAAATCTAACGATTGAG ATCGCCGGAGATGCATTACTAAAGCTCTATCGCTGcctgaaggaaatcgaatCTAAGGATACTGACGTCACCACGCAAACTCACGCGCAAGCGGCACTAGGGGAATTGAGCACAATTATGGAGCAGTACCTCTTTCCCCGGGAGAAGCTAACGAAGAAAATTACTGTTTTGGACCACGGAGCGTTGTGA
- the LOC136184105 gene encoding uncharacterized protein, which yields MACNYRRVFLCGVHSVGKTTLLRQLSLTLDTESFLPPGMPVRYESEVARSVLVEMGLQKRDLNPQTRPDTFEELQNQILLKQRAVEERNNRSGSCFCFLDRGIDPLVYARFYLGEEAYRRLLAKPHAQENVALCRDESSLVFVISPKPECIEHDGTRITPVLKEMNDFTDVMIRTLDELEIRFVLIDVLDLTERVKIVEHAIRS from the coding sequence ATGGCCTGCAACTACAGGCGAGTGTTTCTATGCGGTGTCCACAGTgtgggaaagacgacgttgcttCGTCAATTGTCCTTGACGCTCGACACCGAGAGTTTCCTACCGCCGGGTATGCCAGTTCGCTACGAATCCGAAGTGGCCCGTTCtgttctcgtcgaaatggGACTGCAGAAACGCGATCTGAACCCGCAGACGCGTCCAGACACCTTCGAGGAGCTGCAGAACCAGATTCTTCTGAAGCAGCGTGCCGTCGAGGAGAGAAACAATCGCTCCGGCTCctgcttttgctttttggATCGAGGAATCGATCCTCTGGTGTACGCTCGCTTCTACTTGGGCGAAGAGGCGTATCGACGCCTGCTCGCCAAACCGCATGCGCAGGAGAACGTGGCGTTGTGCAGGGACgagtcgtcgctcgtttttgTCATTTCGCCGAAACCGGAGTGCATCGAGCACGACGGGACGCGAATAACGCCGGTTCTAAAAGAGATGAACGATTTTACTGACGTCATGATTAGAACGTTGGACGAACTGGAAATTCGATTCGTACTAATTGACGTACTAGATTTGACTGAACGCGTAAAAATTGTTGAACACGCCATTAGATCGTAG
- the LOC136200153 gene encoding uncharacterized protein — MVSANEEALTDSERSSNDKKNATATRSRAVLIVGAIVCGLNCGIQLSGSYIIPITETACPKWSKSSTVIGQSLSLGVGAIAGVLNSRLVRRIGSRAALVLSLVLGALAYGLCGITVSQCGLAAEIVYIILFAIMGVRANLLFLAWIDSLLGAFSARRHGFAVSIFPAAVAVGSIGYGQFFLFSQRLQLDGTLDASTVFFIVGLFVVVTTTIGVGVIMPVARPAPAADERRNSSRIVRERVMSRRFVFAFFGRFLIMLSGFGLISRQQDFLEVMWHVDHSNIIHLLLTYIMAVYSVARILWVFVSDRVGIKNLWVVTGAVQSFSLALMPIFIICNGGATWGRYVALLFFSLFMAGFSAPTSTPAAFVTEIWNSKEATVTTGMFTPSLGLAGLTGPLVLEAMYMTWNCFTYFLLASSGLALVGVLLVIAVQKQRDCVGSIQVLGQNDAQIPN; from the coding sequence ATGGTGTCGGCGAACGAAGAAGCTCTAACCGACTCGGagcgctcgtcgaacgacaagaaaaacgcgacggcgacgcgttcgcgcgcCGTCCTCATCGTCGGCGCCATCGTGTGCGGTCTAAACTGCGGCATACAACTCTCGGGCAGCTACATCATCCCAATAACCGAAACTGCCTGTCCGAAGTGgagcaaatcgtcgacggtcaTCGGTCAATCGCTCTcgctcggcgtcggcgcTATCGCTGGCGTCCTAAACAGTCGTCTCGTGAGACGCATCGGATCGCGTGCCGCGCTCGTTCTCTCGCTCGTTCTCGGCGCACTCGCCTACGGCCTATGTGGCATCACCGTTTCCCAATGCGGTCTCGCAGCCGAAATCGTCTACATCATCCTCTTCGCCATCATGGGCGTGCGAGCGAATCTGCTCTTCCTCGCGTGGATCGATTCGCTTCTCGGCGCGTTCAGCGCGCGACGTCACGGTTTCGCCGTGAGCATCTTTCCGGCGGCGGTCGCCGTCGGATCGATCGGCTACGGTCAGTTCTTTTTGTTCTCGCAGCGACTTCAGCTCGACGGGAcgctcgacgcgtcgacCGTTTTTTTCATCGTTGGcctattcgtcgtcgtcacgacgacgattggggTTGGAGTCATAATGCCGGTCGCGAGacccgcccccgccgccgatGAGAGGCGAAACTCGTCGAGAATTGTACGAGAGCGCGTCATGTCGagacgtttcgttttcgctttcttcggtCGATTTCTCATTATGTTGTCCGGATTCGGTCTGATTAGTCGACAGCAGGACTTTCTGGAAGTCATGTGGCACGTCGATCATTCCAACATCATTCACTTGCTCTTGACGTACATTATGGCCGTCTATTCTGTCGCTCGGATTCTTTGGGTCTTTGTGTCGGATCGCGTGGGCATCAAGAATCTGTGGGTGGTCACTGGAGCTGTTCAGTCGTTTAGCTTGGCGCTTATGCCGATATTTATTATCTGTAATGGCGGTGCGACGTGGGGACGATACGTTGCgctgctcttcttttctcttttcatgGCTGGGTTCTCTGCGCCCACGTCGACTCCTGCTGCTTTCGTTACTGAGATTTGGAATTCAAAGGAGGCGACTGTTACGACGGGGATGTTTACTCCGTCGCTTGGCTTGGCCGGCCTAACTGGGCCGTTGGTTTTAGAGGCAATGTATATGACTTGGAACTGTTTTACCTATTTCCTGCTTGCGTCATCTGGCCTGGCACTGGTGGGAGTTCTCCTTGTGATAGCGGTTCAGAAGCAGCGCGATTGCGTAGGAAGTATTCAGGTATTGGGTCAGAATGATGCTCAAATTCCAAACTAA